A window of Candidatus Afararchaeum irisae genomic DNA:
CAGTTCCCCCCGCCGCCCCGAGAGCGACGAAGAGACCATCGAGTTCGAGTGTCTCTCCCGACTCGAAGACGACACCTTCGAGGCTTTCGTCGCCTTCGACCCTGTCGATCTTGTCATTGATCACCTCGACACTATTCTCCGAGAGTCTCCGCTCAAGCTCGTCATCTGCGTCGAACTCGTTTCCGTTCGTGAGTACGCGGACATCGTCGGTGTAATCGAGAAGCATCAGTGCCTCCTTAGCCGCGTAGTTCTCCGATCCCACGACTCCAACGGGCCGGTCGCGGTAGAAGTAGGCGTCACACTCGACACAGTACGAGACTCCCTGTCCCTCATAGTCGTCAACACCTCGTATAGCGGGCGACTTGTAGGAGGCTCCGGTCGCGAGTATTAGACCGCGCGACTCGTACTCGTTGTCGGAGGTCTCGACTACGAAGTTATAGTCGTCGGAGTCGTCTTTTTCTTTCTGAGAGACAGAGACGTGGACAACCTCCTCGTGTCGTATCTCAGCACCGTACTTCGTGGCGTGTTCCTCGCCGAGTGAGACTATCTTCTCGCCGCTGATCCCATCAGGGAATCCATAGAAGTTCTCCATCCAGTCGACACCGCGTGTGGTTCCATCGCCCTTATCGATCACGAGAGTCTCCTGTTCAGCTCGCGCGGTATAGACTGCGGCACTCAGACCCGCGGGTCCGCCTCCGATGATTATTACGTCTTTTGTCTCGGTCATTCCGAGTAAGTATAAGACGTGTCCGAGAAAAGTGTACCGCCGATATAAGACTAGACGGGAGAGATGTCGAGAGTTACCCGACTAAGCCGCGGTGAATGTTATGACGCGGTCGGCTTCGTCGTGTTCCTCGGCTCCGACCTCCACCTCGTCGCCTATCTGAATCTCGTCTCCGTCAGCGTCTCTGAGCTGTCCGGTGAGACGCAGGTCGACGTCATCGAACTCGGCGACTACGACCGTAAACGGCGCGTCGCCCTGGAACATAGGCGTCGGAACATGTATCTGGGTGAAGGTCGCGACCTCGCCCGTCTTCGGAAGCTCCTTCTCGATCACGTGGCGCGACCCGCAGTCGGGACACGCCTTCCTCGGCGGGAGACCCGTTCCGCCGCAGTCCTCACACTCGAGGTATATAGGATCGCCCATCTCAACCATGTCGACGAACTCAGTATACGATGGCATTCTCAGTCCCTCCTGAATATATGTACGGCTGCGCTCGCGACGCTACCACCCGCGTTGTGTGTCAGACCCACCTCGGCGTCTTCCACCTGGTTGGGATGGCGTCCTTCGAGCTGTTTGGTGATGTCGACGACCTGTGCGACTCCGGTGGCTCCGACGGGATGTCCCTTCGCCTTGAGTCCGCCCGAGGTGTTGACGGGAATACGTCCGTCGACGTGTGTCTCGCCCTCGCGCGCGCCCTTCGCGCCCTCTCCTCTCTCGTAGAAGCCGAGCGACTCTATCGCGATTATCTCCGCGATAGTGAAACAGTCGTGAACCTCACAGACATCTACGTCGTCGGGCTCTATTCCCGCCTGTTCGTACGCCTGGTCTGCGGCGATCTCGGCGGCGGGAGTCCTCGATATAGTCGCCCTGTCCTGGAGTGCTATCGCGTCGCTAGAGTGTCCGCTCGCCTCGACAGTGACCTCGGCGTCTATGTCGTTCTCCTTCGCGAACTCCTCGCTGACTATCACGGCGGCACTCGCTCCGTCGGTTATGGGACACGCGTCGTAGAGTCCGAGCGGAGTAGCTATCGTACGCGCGTCGACAACATCGTCGATATCGATCTCCTGGTGGTACTGGGCGATAGGGTTGTTGAGGGCGTTCTTGTGGTTCTTGACAGCGACCTCGGCGAGATCCTCCTTCGTGGTGCCGAACTCCTCCATATGTCTCCTCGCCATCAGAGCATAGAGTCCGGGGAAGGTCAGACCCGTCTGAACCTCGTACTTGTCGTCGGCTGCGACTGCGAGACCGTCTGTAGCCTTCGCAGTGCCGAGTGTGTGCATCGTCTCGGAGCCTCCGACGACTACTGCGTCGTAGAAGCCTCCGGCGACCGCCTTGTACGCCTGAGTGAAGGCGACCCCCGCCGACGCACACGCGCTCTCTATACGTATCGACGCGGCGTCGCGCGCGCCGATGTAGTCCGACATCAGAGGACCCATATGTCCCTGGTGCTCCGAGAACTCGCCGATGAAGTTCGAGAAGTAGACTGCGTCGAGGTCACCCGGCGTAATTCCGGCGTCGTCTACCGCGTCGAGAGCCGCCTCGCTGAAGAGCTCCCGCGCCGACGAGTCGACGTGCTTTCCGAAGTCGGTGCTCGAAACCCCCGCAACCTTAGTTGTCGTCAGATCCTGCGTTTCGTCTGTCAGTTCTGATACCTTTGTTCCCATCTGATCACTCCGATTAAGTTACTTATCGGTGTCTTGAGAAGGTACTTTAGAATAATTAAACCTTAGGAATTCGACGCGAGCCGCCAAAGTACTAAGAGGAAGTAGCGTGTACCTCCGAGACATGACGAACCAAGAGGTCGTCGACCTACTCAAGAAGGCGTATGAGGACGAGATCGAGACAGTGATGAACTACCTCGCCAACTCGATAATACTCGACGGCGTGAGCGCCGAGGAGATAAAGGAGTCACTCAACGCCGACATACAGGAGGAGCTGAACCACGCCGAGATGTTAGGAAGACGTCTCAAGGAGCTAGATGAACGTCCGCCCGCGTCGTATGACTTCGAGGCTCGACAGGAGTCCATGCAGCCTCCCGAGGACTCGACCGACGTCGTGTCGGTAATAGACGGCGTCATAGACGCCGAGAAAGACGCCATAGAGACATACAGGTCGATAATAGAGAAGGCTGACGAGGCGAACGACCCCGTTACTGAAGACCTCGCCGTACAGCTTCTCACCGACGAGGAGTCACACCACGCCGAGTTCAAGAGCTTCCGTAAGGAGTTCGAGTAGTAGTCGTACCATAGACCGTCGTTTCGCGTAACTGAGACACCTGAGACTTTTCTTCGCTCTCCTGACTCCAGTAACAAGCTTAATGTACTGACGAGGCTGTATCTCTACGCGTAACCTAAACACGTTCATTCGGTTTAAGGAGGTCAAAAATGCAGAACTCAGACACAGTCAAGTACTTCATACACGCGAATCTGACAGCAGACGGCGTTGTCGAGAGATCGGACGTCGTGGGAGCGATATTCGGACAGACAGAGGGTCTCTTGGGCGACGAACTAGACCTGCGCGACCTACAGAGGTCGAGTAAGATAAGCAGGATGGAGGTCAACGTCGAGAGCAAGAACGGTCA
This region includes:
- a CDS encoding NAD(P)/FAD-dependent oxidoreductase; the protein is MTETKDVIIIGGGPAGLSAAVYTARAEQETLVIDKGDGTTRGVDWMENFYGFPDGISGEKIVSLGEEHATKYGAEIRHEEVVHVSVSQKEKDDSDDYNFVVETSDNEYESRGLILATGASYKSPAIRGVDDYEGQGVSYCVECDAYFYRDRPVGVVGSENYAAKEALMLLDYTDDVRVLTNGNEFDADDELERRLSENSVEVINDKIDRVEGDESLEGVVFESGETLELDGLFVALGAAGGTDLAETLGIPTEGPYLQVNPDQSTTVDRLYAAGDVTGGNRQVTVSVGEGTDAAINLLEELRGTDYVDYRKKSDGEDDD
- a CDS encoding Zn-ribbon domain-containing OB-fold protein; amino-acid sequence: MPSYTEFVDMVEMGDPIYLECEDCGGTGLPPRKACPDCGSRHVIEKELPKTGEVATFTQIHVPTPMFQGDAPFTVVVAEFDDVDLRLTGQLRDADGDEIQIGDEVEVGAEEHDEADRVITFTAA
- a CDS encoding thiolase domain-containing protein; this translates as MTTTKVAGVSSTDFGKHVDSSARELFSEAALDAVDDAGITPGDLDAVYFSNFIGEFSEHQGHMGPLMSDYIGARDAASIRIESACASAGVAFTQAYKAVAGGFYDAVVVGGSETMHTLGTAKATDGLAVAADDKYEVQTGLTFPGLYALMARRHMEEFGTTKEDLAEVAVKNHKNALNNPIAQYHQEIDIDDVVDARTIATPLGLYDACPITDGASAAVIVSEEFAKENDIDAEVTVEASGHSSDAIALQDRATISRTPAAEIAADQAYEQAGIEPDDVDVCEVHDCFTIAEIIAIESLGFYERGEGAKGAREGETHVDGRIPVNTSGGLKAKGHPVGATGVAQVVDITKQLEGRHPNQVEDAEVGLTHNAGGSVASAAVHIFRRD
- a CDS encoding ferritin-like domain-containing protein, encoding MTNQEVVDLLKKAYEDEIETVMNYLANSIILDGVSAEEIKESLNADIQEELNHAEMLGRRLKELDERPPASYDFEARQESMQPPEDSTDVVSVIDGVIDAEKDAIETYRSIIEKADEANDPVTEDLAVQLLTDEESHHAEFKSFRKEFE